In Bradyrhizobium symbiodeficiens, the genomic stretch CAGTCCAGATCGCCCAAAGAATTTCATCTCAATATCCCGTTTTGGAACGACGCCCGCTTACGCGTGATAACGTCTCGCCACATCGAAAGTTTAGTGCTCCGAGCCAGTGTCAGGTTCAAAGGCCGGCCGCCAGAGATGGCGGTTCACGACGCCTCTTGCCAGACCTGGGGCGGCCGATTGCCCCTGTTTCGGTATGTTTCCGGCGGGAGAGGCAGGGCGGACAGATGCAGCTCTGCAACAGGTATGCAGTAAAACGCAGAGCTCCTAAATTATGACGTAGTATCAACCTCTTACATCTGCCAATGAAGGCGCGGGGAAGACCTGATTTGGTGGGCGTGGCGCCAATTTGGCCGCATTTGCCAGCGCTTGTGCCTTCTCTGAGGCCGCTACTCCGCGGCGACTTGCCACCAGAACAATCCGCTCCGGTCCTCCGCCCTGTGCAGTCCGGGTCCGGTGCGATTCTGCCGTCAGAATGAAGGAATACAATGCGTAAGCTTCTCGTCGCTCTCACCCTGCTGTCGGCATCCCTTTCGACCGCGGCATTCGCCCAGTCAGGGCGTGGCACGGATTCCGAGCAGAAGGCCTGCACGCGCGACGTGCAGAAGTTCTGCCGTCCGGTCATCGATCAGGGCGATTTTACCATCCTGGCCTGCCTCAAGGAGAACCGGGCCAAGATCTCGCAGGCCTGCGATCAGGTCCTGAAGAACCACAACCAGTAAGCTCGGCCATTGGCCCACAAAAGGCGGCCCCGGGCCGCCTTTTCGGGCTCGATCCGCAAGGGGCAGCCATCGAGAGACAGGATTGGTTTTGCGGTCGTATTCCCCTATATGGGGGCCGCGGCGGATCGCCGGCATGAGCCCGCGCGAGCGAAGAAGCCCTTCCTGTCCAAACGATTGTAAACCAGCCCTCGATGACCTCTGCGAGCGAATTGCGATCCGGCAAAGGTGACCGCGACGAGAATTTTCCCGTCGCGTCCTGGATCATTCATCCGCGTCATCGCGCCCTGATCCTGGCGTATTACAATTTCGTCCGCACCGCCGACGACATTGCCGATCACGCGACCCTGCCGCCCGATCAGAAGCTTAGCTATCTCGACCTGCTCGAGGCGGAACTGCTCGGCAAGGGCGACACCCAGGCTGAGGCCGTCATCTTGCGCCGTGCACTGGCCGAGCGCGGCATGGCGCCGCGCCACGCGCTCGACGTGCTGATCGCGTTCCGCATGGACGTGACCAAGCTGCGCTACGAGAATTGGGACGAGGTCATCCACTATTGCCGTTACTCGGCGATGCCGGTCGGCCGCTTCATGCTCGATGTCCACGGCGAGAGCACTTCGACCTGGGCCGCATCGGATGCGCTCTGCGCAGGCCTGCAGATCAACAATCACCTGCAGGATTGCGGCAAGGATTTCCGCGAGCTCAACCGCGTCTACCTGCCGCGCGATGCGCTGGCAGCACACGGTGCCTCGGTCGAGCAACTCGGGCTGTCGGAGTCGCCGCCGGCGATGCTGGCCTGCCTGCAGGGGCTTGCTGTTCGCAACGAAGCGCTGCTCGACGAGGGCAGGGCGCTCGCTGCGGAGATCCGGGATTTCCGTCTCGGCGTCGACGTCGCGGTGATCCAGGCCTATGCCGACCGCATCGTGCGCCTGTTGAAGGAGCGCGATCCCCTGCGCGAGCGGGTGCACCTGAACAAGTTCGAGCTGCTCGTGTTCAGCCTTGCCGGAATGTTCAGCGAGGCCGGCCGCCGCGCGATCGGACGCAAGGCCATTTCCAGACCGGGGACTGCACATGACGCTTGAGGCGACCGCGCCCGGCGCCGATTATGGCTCGAGCGCATCCGGTAGTTCGTTCTACGCCGCGATGCGCATCTTGCCGCATGACCAGCGCGAAGCGATGTTCCAGATCTACAGCTTCTGCCGCCAGGTCGACGACATCGCCGATTCCGACGGCCCGCGCGCGGAGCGGCTCGCCGCGCTTCAGGGCTGGCGCAACGACATCGACGCGCTCTACCAGGGCAATCCGCCGCCACGGCTGAAGGACTACGTCGCCTCGGTGAAGACCTTCGGCCTCAAGCGCGAGGACTTCCTCGCCATCGTCGACGGCATGGAGATGGACGTGCCGCAGGACATCCGCGCGCCCGACATGGCGACGCTGGATCTGTATTGCGATCGCGTCGCCAGCGCCGTGGGACGGCTGTCGGTGCGGGTGTTCGGCCTGCCGGAAGAGGACGGCATCGAGCTCGCGCATCATCTCGGCCGCGCGCTCCAGCTCACCAACATCCTGCGCGACATCGACGAGGACGCCGGCCTCGGCCGGCTCTATCTGCCGCGCGAGGCGCTGCTGCATGCCGGCATCACCTCCGACGACCCGAACCGCGTGATCACCGAGCGCGCGCTGCCCAAGGTCTGCCTGCCACTGGCGCAGCGCGCCAAGGCGTATTTCGAGAAGTCGGACGAGATCATGAACCGCAACAAGCGCCGCACGGTGCGCGCGCCGCGGATCATGTCGAAATACTATCATTCCATTCTGGATCTCCTGATCGCGCGCGGCTTCAACGCGCCGCGCCAGCCGGTGCGTGTGTCGAAGATCACGCGCATCCTGATCCTGCTCCGTTACGCTCTCATCTGATGCAAAACACAGCTCACATCATCGGCGCCGGAATTTCCGGCCTCTCCGCCGCCGTGCGGCTCGCCAATGCCGGCTTCAAGGTCGCCGTGCACGAGGCGACGCACCAGGCCGGCGGCCGTTGCCGCTCCTATTTCGACGGCGCCACCAATCTCACCATCGACAACGGCAATCATCTGCTGCTCTCCGGCAACAGCCATGCCCGCGCCTATGCGCGCGCGATCGGCACCGAGGCGGGCCTCGTCGGCCCCGAAAGCGCGCAGTTTCCCTTCGTCGACATCAAGACCGGGCAGCGCTGGCAGATCGATCTCGGCACCGGCCGGCTGCCGACCTGGGTGCTGGACGAGAGCCGCCGGGTGCCCGACACCGGACTCACCGATTATCTGAAGCTGGCGCCGCTGATCTGGGCGTCCGAGGACACGCTGGTCGGCAAGTCCATCCCTTGTGAAGGCGTGCTCTATCAGCGCCTGGTGCAGCCGCTGCTGCTGGCGGCGCTCAACGTCGATCCGCCCGAGGGCTCGGCCGGGCTTGCCGGCGCCATCGTGCGCGAGACGCTGCTTGCCGGCGGACAGGCCTGCCGTCCCCTGATTGCGCGCGACGGTCTCAGCACCGTGCTGATCGAGCCGGCCGTGAAGTTCTTGGGCGACCGTGGCCACACCGTTCAGCTCGGCCATGAGCTGCGGTCCTTCACCAGCACTGACGGCAAGGCCCGTGCGCTGAATTTCGGCGGCGAGGATGTGATCCAGCTGGGTGAGGGCGATGTCGTCGTAATGGCGGTGCCGCCGCGTGCTGCTGCGAGCCTGCTGCCGGGCATGAAGACTCCGACCGAATTCCGCGCCATCGTGAACGCGCATTTCCGGATTACACCGCCGCCGGGCTCGGCGCCGATCCTCGGCGTGATCGGCGGCGTCGTGGAATGGCTGTTCGCGTTCCCGAACCGGCTGTCCGTCACCATCAGCAACAGCGATCGTCTGGTCGACATGCCGCGCGAGGAACTCGCGCAGGCGATCTGGAACGACGTCTGCAAGGCCGGCGGCGTGTCCGGCGAGCTGCCGCCGTGGCAGATCGTGCGCGAGCGCCGTGCCACATTTGCGGCGACGCCGGCGCAGAATGCCCTGCGTCCGGGGCCGGTCACTGCGCTGAAAAACCTGTTCCTTGCAGGGGATTGGACTGCTACGGGATTGCCTGCAACCATCGAGGGATCGGTCCGGTCGGGTGATCGCGCCGCAGATCTGGTTATCGCCGCCAAAGGATCCTGAAAGGCGGCCCTGACGGGCAGACGCCCCGGCCAAATTCAATCGACTATCGGAGCAATCGAGCGAGATGGATTCCGTGAACGCGACCAGCCGCGAAGCCCCTCAGTCGGGCGTTTTGGAATCGAGCATTGCATCGGCGACGCGGGGCGTCCTCGGATTCCAGCAGCCCGACGGCCATTGGGTGTTCGAGCTCGAGGCCGACTGCACGATTCCTGCCGAGTACGTCCTCCTGCGCCATTATCTCGCCGAGCCGGTCGACACCGTGCTCGAAGCCAAGATCGCCAACTATCTGCGCCGCATCCAGGGCGCCCATGGCGGCTGGCCGCTGGTGCATGACGGCGAGTTCGACATGAGCGCCAGCGTGAAGGCTTACTTCGCGCTGAAGATGATCGGCGATCCCGTCGATGCCCCGCACATGGTGCGCGCGCGCGAGGCCATCCACGCCCGCGGCGGTGCCATTCACAGCAATGTCTTCACGCGCTTCATGCTCGCGATGTTCGGCGTTGTGACCTGGCGTGCGGTGCCGGTGCTGCCGATCGAGATCGTGCTGCTGCCGTTCTGGTCGCCGTTCCACATCAACAAGATCTCCTACTGGGCGCGCACCACCATGGTGCCGCTGATGGTGATCGCCGCGCTCAAGCCGCGCGCGAAGAACCCGAAGGGCGTCGGCATCGACGAGCTGTTCCTGCAGGATCCGCGCTCGATCGGCATGACTGCCAAGGCCCCGCATCAGAGCATGGCCTGGTTCCTGTTGTTTCGCAGCCTCGACGCGATCCTGCGCGTGGTCGAGCCGATGTTTCCGAAGAGCCTTCGCAAGCGCGCGATCGACGCGGCGCTCGCCTTCACCGAGGAGCGGCTCAACGGCGAGGACGGCATGGGCGCGATCTACCCGCCCATGGCCAACATCGTCATGATGTACGACGCGCTCGGCAAGGACGAGAACTTCCCGCCACGGGCGATCACGCGCCGGGGCATCGACAAGCTGCTGGTGATCAAGGACGACGAGGCCTATTGCCAGCCCTGCGTCTCGCCGGTGTGGGACACGACGTTGACGGCGCATGCGCTGCTGGAAGCCGGCGGCGACAAGGCGGTGCCTGCGGCGAAGCAAGGCCTCGACTGGCTGATCCCGAAGCAGGAGCTCGAGGTCAAGGGCGACTGGGCGGTGAAGCGGCCCGACGTGCGTCCGGGCGGCTGGGCCTTCCAGTACAACAATGCGCATTACCCCGATCTCGACGACACCGCCGTGGTGGTGATGTCGATGGACCGGATGCGCCGGGAGCACGGTGCGACCGGCTACGACGCCGCGATCGCCCGTGGCCGAGAGTGGATCGAGGGCATGCAGAGCGACGACGGCGGCTGGGCCGCCTTCGACGTCAACAATCTCGAATATTATCTGAACAACATCCCGTTCTCCGACCATGGCGCGCTGCTCGATCCGCCGACCGAGGACGTCACGGCGCGCTGCATCTCGATGCTGGCCCAGCTCGGCGAGACCGCGCAGACCAGCAAGCACGTGGCCGACGGGGTCGCCTACCTCAGGAAGACCCAGCACCAGGAAGGGTCCTGGTACGGCCGCTGGGGCATGAACTTCATCTACGGAACCTGGTCGGTGCTGTGCGCCCTCAACATGGCCGGCGTCCGGCACGATGACCCCATGATTCGCAAGGCCGCTAGCTGGCTGGCCTCGATCCAGAACGAGGACGGCGGCTGGGGCGAGGATGCCGTCAGCTACCGGCTCGACTACCGGGGGTGGGAGGCCGCTCCCTCGACCGCCTCGCAAACGGCATGGGCCTTGCTTGCCCTGATGGCGGCAGGCGAGGTTGATCACCCGGCCGTCGCCCGCGGGGTGGAGTACCTGATTGCAACACAAGACAAAAAAGGACTGTGGGACGAGCAGCGGTACACCGCCACAGGCTTCCCCCGCGTGTTCTATCTGCGGTATCATGGTTACCCGAAGTTCTTTCCGTTGTGGGCACTGGCGCGGTATCGGAACTTGCGGAACACCAACAGCAGGGTGGTAGGGGTCGGAATGTGACTTTGGGGACGGGGACTATCTTACCGCGGGCAATGCCATTGATCCGCGGCCGATCTTGATCGTGACCGGACTGGTTCAGGAGGCCCGCATCGCAGCCGGGCCGGGAATGGCCGTCATTTGTTCGTCCAGCAGTCCGACCCAGTTGCGGGCGCTGCTGACGGTGGTGGATCCAGAAACGATTCGCGGCGTGATCTCGTTCGGCGTTGCCGGCGGGCTCGACCCGAGCTTGCGCTCGGGTGATGTCGTGCTCGCGACCGAGGTGCTCTCCGGCGATGCCCGCTGGGCCGCAGGGTTGTCGCTCGGCGACGACCTCATCGACCGCCTGACCTCGGGCCGCCGCCGCGTCGTGCGCGGCAGCCTGGCCGGTGCCGAGGAGGTGGTCACCAAGCGCGCCTGCAAGGCGGCGCTGCATTCGGAGACCGGCGCCTCCGCCGTCGACATGGAAAGCCACATCGCGGCCGCCTACGCCGCCGAGGCCGGCTTGCCGTTCGCCGCGGTCCGCGTCATCAGCGATCCCGCCCACCGCGCCCTGCCGGCGCTCGCCCGCGCCGCCATCAAGCCGAACGGCCAGATCGACCTCGCCGCCGTGCTGTTCGGCATCGTGCGCAATCCGGCCGCGCTGCATGGACTGGTCTCGACCGGCATCGACTTCAACCGCGCCCTGCGGAGCCTGCGTGGCTGCCGGGATTATCTGATCGGGACGGAGCTGATCGAGAGCGAGGCGCTGGTGTCGAAGGCGGCCTGAGCGGGGTCTTTCGAACTGAGAGTAGAGGAAAGGCCCGGTCTTGCGACCGGGCCTTTTGTTTTGACCTGCGCGAACCTCGTCCGAGCCGCTTGAATGTGAGCCCGTCAACGCTTATCTTACATTCGTCTTACATCGGGAAGGTCAGGCCATGGCCGACACGGACAAGCTCACCACCATCGTCTCCACCAAGGGGCAGGTCATCCTGCCCAGCGCGATTCGTCGGCGGCGGGAGTGGAAGACAGGAACGCGGCTTACCGTCGAGGACACGCCGGAGGGCGTGCTGTTGAAGCCGGCGCCGGCCTTTGCAGCGACGCGGCCGGAGGATGTGTTCGGCGTCCTGGCGTACCACGGCAAGCCGAAGACGCTGGACCAGATGGACGCAGCCGTCCTTGCTGAAGCCAGGCGGCGGCATGATCGCGATTGATACTAATCTGATCGTCCGCTACCTGACCGGAGATCATGCCACCCAATCCGCACGTGCCCGCGCCTTGATCGACGGCGAGAGGGTCTTCGTTGCCGTCACGGTACTCCTCGAAGTCGAATGGGTGTTGCGAAGCGCGTACGGCTATCAAGCCGCGGCCGTCGTGCACGCGCTTCGTGTCTTCGCGGGGCTTCCGACCGTCACGATCGAGGACGGCGCGACGGTTGCAGCGGCTCTCGACCTTGTCGAGAGAGGAATGGATTTCGCCGATGCCCAGCATCTGACGAGGTCCGAACATTGCGAGGCCTTCGTCACTTTTGATCGCAAACTCGTCAAGGCGGCGAAACAGGCGGGCCATGAGGGGGTGCGCGAAGTATGGTGAGCGCATGGCGCGATGGTGAAGCCGCTTGTCCAAAAGACCCGTCGGGCAAAACACCTCGACACCCGTCAACCCCTCCTCGCAAAAATATTCCACTTTTCAGAATTTCGGATTTGTGGCATGAAGCGCTCATCCCGGCCCTGCCAGAGGGGCGCTTCGCGATCGTCACGAGATGCGGGTCGGGGTGCGGTGGACGCGGCAGCGCCGGCGCGAGAGGCGATGACAGGGCGGGCAACCGTGAGTCATGCGCATCGCGGGACGAACGGCGCGGTCACAGCGGTTTTGGTCGTCGCCGGGGGCGAGCACACGCTAGCTCCCGGCGATCAGGTCAAACCGTCCGCGGACGGAGAAGTCGTGTGGTCCTGACGCCCGCAGTCTGGTGTCAAGCCTTGCGGTGATGCGGCGGCCCGACCGGGTGCGCACATCGACCAGCCGCAACGCGACGGGGGCAATAGTGCATCGCTCCCCGAGGAGAGCACGAAGGACACCGTTAAAACCATCCGCGCAGGGAAGGCCGGGCGACCGGCGACACCTGTAGTCCACCCCGTGTGCGTTCTCCATGCACGCGGACCGCGGGTGCCGCCGGCGCCCGGCCTTCCCTGCGCCCTTTGGCCATCAATGGGGCGAAACGAACAGCAAAGCTCGGGCGAGATGCGCCGCGAGAATGCGAGTGCGTGTCTGCGATGAAGAGTGCTGATGGAAAAGCAAGCCGGTGCCACATACGCCGCTCGCAATGACGCTGGGTTGGACAGCCTGCCTCGAGCTCCACGAGACCTGCTTCGAAAGAAAAGGCCCGGTCGCGATCGCGGCCGGGCCTTCGTGGTGATAGTTGATTGCGGCCGCTTAAGCCGCCGTCGAAGCCTTCCGCGCCGCCTTCTCCTGCGCAGCGGCCGCCTCGTCCTGGCGGATCTCCGACAGCCGCTTCTGCACTTCCGACGAGAAGATGTACTGCGCCGGGCGCTGCTTGCTCATGTCGATCTCCGGCGCCATCGGACCGGTGGTCCTGATGCCGCGCAGCGACACCCACATCGCCTTCAGCGGGCTGTTGATGGCCGCGGTCGCCGCCGTCGGCTCGTAGCCGCAATGGGCCATGCAGTCGGCGCACTTCTCGTACTTGCCGGTGCCGTAGGTCTCCCAGTCGGTGGTGTCCATCAGCTCCTTGAAGGTCTTGGCGTAGCCTTCACCGAGCAGATAGCAGGGCTTCTGCCAGCCGAAGATGTTGCGCGCGGGCATGCCCCACGGCGTGCACTCGTATTCCTGGTTGCCGGCGAGGAAGTCCAGGAACAGGCCGGAATGCATGAAATTCCACTTCTTGCCCTTGCCCATTGCAAAGACGTCGCGGAACAGCTTCTTGGTCTTGGTGCGGTTGAGGAAGTGCTCCTGATCCGGCGCGCGCTCATAGGCGTAGCCCGGCGACATCGAGACGCCGACACCGAGCTCGACGGTGAGGTCGAGGAACTTCGCGATCTCCTCGGCCGGATGGCCGTCGAAGATGGTGGCGTTGACGTTGACGGTGAAGCCGCGCGCCTTGGCCGCCTTGATCGCGGACACGGCGCGGTCGAACACGCCCTTCTGCGACACCGCCTTGTCGTGATGCTCGCGCAGGCCGTCGAGATGGACGGAGAAGAACAAATACGGGGAGGGCTCGAACAGATCGAGCTTCTTCTCCAGCAGCAGCGCGTTGGTGCAGAGCGAGACGAACTTCTTGCGCGCCACGAGGCCGCGCACGATCTCGCCGATCTCCTTGTGGATCAGCGGTTCGCCGCCGGGGATCGCGACCATCGGCGCGCCGCACTCGTCGGCGGCGTCCCAGCACTCCTGCGCGGTCATGCGGCGGTTGAGGATCGCATCGGGATAGTCGATCTTGCCGCAGCCGACGCAGGCGAGGTTGCAGCGGAACAGCGGCTCCAGCATCAGCACGAGCGGGTAGCGTTTGCGGCCAAGCATCTTCTGCTTGAGCAGATAGGCGCCGATACGCATTTCCTTGAAGAACGGAATAGCCATTACGAGTTTCTTTCTGGGCTTCTGAATTCGGGTGGGTCAGCTCGCAGCCAATTGGGCCGGAAGCCGGAATTCGATGTTTTCCTCGCGGCCCGGCAACACCTGGACCTTGACCGGTCCGATTCGCCGCATCGCTTCGATCACGTCATCCACGAGTACCTCGGGCGCCGAAGCGCCGGCCGTAATGCCGACGTTCGCCGCATTCTTCAACCATTCCGGATTGAGCTCGCTGCCGTCGGCAATCAAATAACTCGCGACGCCGGCCTCGGTGCCGATTTCGCGAAGCCGGTTCGAATTCGAGCTATTGGCAGCGCCCACCACCAAGATCACGTCGACCAGCTTGCTCAAGTCCCTTACCGCAGATTGTCGGTTCTGTGTCGCATAGCAGATATCCCGGATATCCGGGCCTTGAATATCTGTAAAGCGGGCCAGAAGGGCCGAAATGATGTCTTTCGTGTCGTCGACCGACAAGGTGGTCTGGGT encodes the following:
- the hpnC gene encoding squalene synthase HpnC, yielding MTSASELRSGKGDRDENFPVASWIIHPRHRALILAYYNFVRTADDIADHATLPPDQKLSYLDLLEAELLGKGDTQAEAVILRRALAERGMAPRHALDVLIAFRMDVTKLRYENWDEVIHYCRYSAMPVGRFMLDVHGESTSTWAASDALCAGLQINNHLQDCGKDFRELNRVYLPRDALAAHGASVEQLGLSESPPAMLACLQGLAVRNEALLDEGRALAAEIRDFRLGVDVAVIQAYADRIVRLLKERDPLRERVHLNKFELLVFSLAGMFSEAGRRAIGRKAISRPGTAHDA
- the hpnH gene encoding adenosyl-hopene transferase HpnH → MAIPFFKEMRIGAYLLKQKMLGRKRYPLVLMLEPLFRCNLACVGCGKIDYPDAILNRRMTAQECWDAADECGAPMVAIPGGEPLIHKEIGEIVRGLVARKKFVSLCTNALLLEKKLDLFEPSPYLFFSVHLDGLREHHDKAVSQKGVFDRAVSAIKAAKARGFTVNVNATIFDGHPAEEIAKFLDLTVELGVGVSMSPGYAYERAPDQEHFLNRTKTKKLFRDVFAMGKGKKWNFMHSGLFLDFLAGNQEYECTPWGMPARNIFGWQKPCYLLGEGYAKTFKELMDTTDWETYGTGKYEKCADCMAHCGYEPTAATAAINSPLKAMWVSLRGIRTTGPMAPEIDMSKQRPAQYIFSSEVQKRLSEIRQDEAAAAQEKAARKASTAA
- a CDS encoding phosphorylase; protein product: MTGLVQEARIAAGPGMAVICSSSSPTQLRALLTVVDPETIRGVISFGVAGGLDPSLRSGDVVLATEVLSGDARWAAGLSLGDDLIDRLTSGRRRVVRGSLAGAEEVVTKRACKAALHSETGASAVDMESHIAAAYAAEAGLPFAAVRVISDPAHRALPALARAAIKPNGQIDLAAVLFGIVRNPAALHGLVSTGIDFNRALRSLRGCRDYLIGTELIESEALVSKAA
- a CDS encoding type II toxin-antitoxin system VapC family toxin is translated as MIAIDTNLIVRYLTGDHATQSARARALIDGERVFVAVTVLLEVEWVLRSAYGYQAAAVVHALRVFAGLPTVTIEDGATVAAALDLVERGMDFADAQHLTRSEHCEAFVTFDRKLVKAAKQAGHEGVREVW
- the hpnE gene encoding hydroxysqualene dehydroxylase HpnE; this translates as MQNTAHIIGAGISGLSAAVRLANAGFKVAVHEATHQAGGRCRSYFDGATNLTIDNGNHLLLSGNSHARAYARAIGTEAGLVGPESAQFPFVDIKTGQRWQIDLGTGRLPTWVLDESRRVPDTGLTDYLKLAPLIWASEDTLVGKSIPCEGVLYQRLVQPLLLAALNVDPPEGSAGLAGAIVRETLLAGGQACRPLIARDGLSTVLIEPAVKFLGDRGHTVQLGHELRSFTSTDGKARALNFGGEDVIQLGEGDVVVMAVPPRAAASLLPGMKTPTEFRAIVNAHFRITPPPGSAPILGVIGGVVEWLFAFPNRLSVTISNSDRLVDMPREELAQAIWNDVCKAGGVSGELPPWQIVRERRATFAATPAQNALRPGPVTALKNLFLAGDWTATGLPATIEGSVRSGDRAADLVIAAKGS
- the hpnD gene encoding presqualene diphosphate synthase HpnD, which produces MTLEATAPGADYGSSASGSSFYAAMRILPHDQREAMFQIYSFCRQVDDIADSDGPRAERLAALQGWRNDIDALYQGNPPPRLKDYVASVKTFGLKREDFLAIVDGMEMDVPQDIRAPDMATLDLYCDRVASAVGRLSVRVFGLPEEDGIELAHHLGRALQLTNILRDIDEDAGLGRLYLPREALLHAGITSDDPNRVITERALPKVCLPLAQRAKAYFEKSDEIMNRNKRRTVRAPRIMSKYYHSILDLLIARGFNAPRQPVRVSKITRILILLRYALI
- a CDS encoding AbrB/MazE/SpoVT family DNA-binding domain-containing protein, which produces MADTDKLTTIVSTKGQVILPSAIRRRREWKTGTRLTVEDTPEGVLLKPAPAFAATRPEDVFGVLAYHGKPKTLDQMDAAVLAEARRRHDRD
- the shc gene encoding squalene--hopene cyclase; the encoded protein is MDSVNATSREAPQSGVLESSIASATRGVLGFQQPDGHWVFELEADCTIPAEYVLLRHYLAEPVDTVLEAKIANYLRRIQGAHGGWPLVHDGEFDMSASVKAYFALKMIGDPVDAPHMVRAREAIHARGGAIHSNVFTRFMLAMFGVVTWRAVPVLPIEIVLLPFWSPFHINKISYWARTTMVPLMVIAALKPRAKNPKGVGIDELFLQDPRSIGMTAKAPHQSMAWFLLFRSLDAILRVVEPMFPKSLRKRAIDAALAFTEERLNGEDGMGAIYPPMANIVMMYDALGKDENFPPRAITRRGIDKLLVIKDDEAYCQPCVSPVWDTTLTAHALLEAGGDKAVPAAKQGLDWLIPKQELEVKGDWAVKRPDVRPGGWAFQYNNAHYPDLDDTAVVVMSMDRMRREHGATGYDAAIARGREWIEGMQSDDGGWAAFDVNNLEYYLNNIPFSDHGALLDPPTEDVTARCISMLAQLGETAQTSKHVADGVAYLRKTQHQEGSWYGRWGMNFIYGTWSVLCALNMAGVRHDDPMIRKAASWLASIQNEDGGWGEDAVSYRLDYRGWEAAPSTASQTAWALLALMAAGEVDHPAVARGVEYLIATQDKKGLWDEQRYTATGFPRVFYLRYHGYPKFFPLWALARYRNLRNTNSRVVGVGM